In the Streptomyces sp. 3214.6 genome, CGAGCCGCCCGGCAGCGGTTCCACCTCGATCTCGCAGATCGCGTACTGGCCGTGCCCGCCGGACTGCTTCACATGCCGTCCGCGCCCGGCGGACTTCGCCGCGAACGTCTCCCGCAGGGAGACCTTGTGCGGGACGACGTCGACCTGGACGCCGTAGCGGGAGCGCAGTCGCTCCAGGGCGACGTCCGAGTGGGCCTCGCCGAGGCACCACAGGACCACCTGGTGGGTGTGCTGGTTCTGCTCCAGGCGCATCGTCGGGTCCTCCGCGACCAGCCGGCCCAGACCCTGGGAGAGCTTGTCCTCGTCGGCCTTGCTGTGCGCCTGGATGGCGAGCGGAAGCAGCGGGTCGGGCATCTGCCAGGGCTCCATGAGGAGCGGGTCGTCCTTGGCGGAGAGCGTGTCGCCGGTCTCCGCGCGGCTGAGTTTCGCCACGCACGCGAGGTCGCCCGCGATGGCGTGTGTCAGGACCCGCTGCTGCTTTCCGAACGGCGCGGACAGCGCGCCGATGCGTTCGTCCACGTCGTGGTCCTCGTGTCCGCGGTCGGCCAGGCCGTGCCCGGAGACGTGGACGGTCTCGTCGGGGTGCAGGGTGCCGGAGAAGACACGCACGAGGGAGACGCGGCCGACGTAGGGGTCGGAGGAGGTCTTCACCACCTCCGCGACGAGCGGCCCGTCCGGATCGCAGCGCTTCAGCTCGCGCGGGGCGCCGTCGACGGTCGTCACGCGCGGCGCCTCGCGCTCCAGGGGCGTCGGGAAGCCCCTGGTGACCAGCTCCAGCAGCTCGACCGTGCCGAGTCCCTGGCGGGCGCCGTCGGTGGCGGGAGCGGCCGCCAGGACGGGGAAGAACGTGCCGCGCGCGACGGCCCGCTCCAGGTCCTCGATGAGCGTCTTGACGTCGATCTGCTCGCCGCCGAGGTAGCGGTCCATGAGGGTCTCGTCCTCGCTCTCGGCGATGATCCCCTCGATCAGCCGGTTGCGGGCCTCCTCGAGGTCCGGCAGCTGGTCCTCGCCCGGCTCGGCCTCCTCGCGTTCGCCGGAGGAGTAGTCGAACAGTTGCTGGGACAGCAGCCCGGTCAGCCCGGTAACGGACGCGTGCCCGTCCGGGCCCTCGGGTCCGCGCAGCGGCAGATACAGCGGCAGGACCGCGTCCGGATCGTCGCCGCCGAAGGCCTCCGCGCAGGTGCGGGTCATCTCCTCGAAGTCCGCGCGGGCGGCCTCCAGGTGCGTGACCACGATCGCGCGGGGCATGCCGACGGCCGCGCACTCGTCCCACACCATGCGGGTCGAGCCGTCCACGCCGTCCGACGCCGAGACGACGAAGAGGGCCGCGTCCGCCGCGCGCAGACCGGCCCTGAGTTCCCCGACGAAGTCGGCGTATCCGGGGGTGTCGAGAAGGTTGATCTTGACGCCGTCCCATTCGACGGGCACCAGGGAGAGCTGCACCGAGCGCTGCTGCCGGTGCTCGATCTCGTCGTAGTCGGAGACGGCGGTGCCGTCCTCCACGCGGCCCGCGCGGTTGACCGCTCCCGCCGTGAGCGCGAGAGCCTCCACCAAGGTCGTCTTGCCGGATCCGGAGTGGCCGACCAGCACCACATTCCGTACGGACGCGGGGTGGTCGGCCGCTGTAGCCCTGCCGGCGGCTCCGGGGTGTGTGTTCGCCTTGTCGCCCATTTCCTTGCCTCCCGTGCACGGTGAGGTCACTGGGGCGCGGGCACCACGGCCCCGCGTGCGATGGCGGCTCCGGCGACGCCCGCGGTCCTTCGAGCTTTCCACTCCCGTCACCCCGCGTCCATACGGCGGACGCGACCCGGCCGTGACCCGGATGCCGTCGGCCCGTGCCGCGGCAGTCCGTGACACGGGGGTCCGGGTGCCCGACCGTCGCACACACGCGCGCGTGGCTACGATGGGCCAGCCGGTGGCCAGCAGGGGCCGCGCGGCCACACCGAACCCTCGGGAAGGCCATGC is a window encoding:
- a CDS encoding elongation factor G-like protein EF-G2, with protein sequence MGDKANTHPGAAGRATAADHPASVRNVVLVGHSGSGKTTLVEALALTAGAVNRAGRVEDGTAVSDYDEIEHRQQRSVQLSLVPVEWDGVKINLLDTPGYADFVGELRAGLRAADAALFVVSASDGVDGSTRMVWDECAAVGMPRAIVVTHLEAARADFEEMTRTCAEAFGGDDPDAVLPLYLPLRGPEGPDGHASVTGLTGLLSQQLFDYSSGEREEAEPGEDQLPDLEEARNRLIEGIIAESEDETLMDRYLGGEQIDVKTLIEDLERAVARGTFFPVLAAAPATDGARQGLGTVELLELVTRGFPTPLEREAPRVTTVDGAPRELKRCDPDGPLVAEVVKTSSDPYVGRVSLVRVFSGTLHPDETVHVSGHGLADRGHEDHDVDERIGALSAPFGKQQRVLTHAIAGDLACVAKLSRAETGDTLSAKDDPLLMEPWQMPDPLLPLAIQAHSKADEDKLSQGLGRLVAEDPTMRLEQNQHTHQVVLWCLGEAHSDVALERLRSRYGVQVDVVPHKVSLRETFAAKSAGRGRHVKQSGGHGQYAICEIEVEPLPGGSGIEFVDKVVGGAVPRQFIPSVEKGVRAQAAKGLAAGHPLVDVRVTLVDGKAHSVDSSDAAFQTAGALALREAAADARIHLLEPVAEVTVLVGDAYVGAVMSDLSGRRGRVLGTEQTSGGRTLVRAEVPEIEIGRYAVDLRSLSHGTARFHRAYARHEPMPPQVAEKLRQQAQDS